The following coding sequences lie in one Spodoptera frugiperda isolate SF20-4 chromosome 24, AGI-APGP_CSIRO_Sfru_2.0, whole genome shotgun sequence genomic window:
- the LOC118279015 gene encoding programmed cell death protein 4: MEVERFASDTENVAVDDNEKPVVDEGAGDAATSHSERLRKKNKKYWRSNSKEGPVNATAVTPLPKYRSWKNSRRPRNGHGRGLPKKGGAGGKGVWGVPGSELLEEYVEDANDPNYDSEAITNGDVEFKQIIVDAEPEEVVRKSEPVILEYFEHGDTNAAAEDFLEFVTANRSHLVCETIVEIALDHKPSHCEMASFLISDLYGRVFSAKDIGIAFDRLLEKLPDLILDTPDAPVLLSNFIARCVADDCLPPRFVQSAKDRPDLNAQAKQAIHRAETLLSMKQGMVRLDNIWGVGGGIRPVKSLIRQIQLLLKEYLTSSDLAEAMRCVRELEVPHFHHELVYETVLLAVEAINSSVEDQLCSFLAELHRCVIVSPDQMDRGFLRVLEDMSDIVLDVPLAYIMLDRFMEKCQQKFRLGDEVLKRMPTRGRKRFVSEGDGGVIKDHALKLRE; the protein is encoded by the exons ATGGAAGTCGAGCGATTCGCTTCCGATACTGAGAACGTGGCGGTGGACGATAACGAAAAGCCGGTTGTGGACGAAGGCGCCGGAGATGCGGCGACTTCCCACTCGGAGCGTCTCCGTAAGAAAAATAAGAAGTACTGGCGCTCCAACAGCAAGGAGGGCCCGGTGAATGCGACGGCTGTGACGCCGTTACCTAAGTATAGAAGCTGGAAAAATAGCCGTAGGCCGCGCAACGGGCATGGAAGAGGCCTGCCGAAGAAAG GCGGTGCTGGTGGCAAGGGCGTGTGGGGTGTGCCTGGCTCTGAGCTCCTGGAGGAGTACGTGGAAGACGCCAACGACCCCAACTACGACTCGGAGGCCATCACCAACGGAGATGTGGAGTTTAAGCAGATCATCGTAGATGCTGAACCGGAGGAAGTTGTT CGTAAATCGGAACCAGTGATCTTGGAGTACTTTGAACATGGAGACACGAACGCTGCCGCAGAAGACTTCTTGGAATTTGTCACCGCCAACAGAAGTCATTTG GTTTGCGAAACGATTGTGGAGATAGCGTTAGACCACAAGCCTTCGCACTGCGAAATGGCATCGTTCCTCATCTCCGACCTCTATGGAAGGGTCTTCTCCGCAAAGGACATCGGCATCG CATTTGACCGGCTCCTGGAGAAGCTACCGGACCTGATCCTGGACACTCCTGACGCGCCGGTGCTACTGTCCAACTTCATAGCCCGGTGTGTCGCCGACGATTGTCTACCACCGCGGTTCGTGCAGTCAGCCAAGGACCGACCCGACCTCAATGCTCAGGCCAA ACAAGCAATACACAGGGCGGAAACGTTGCTATCAATGAAACAAGGAATGGTGCGATTGGATAACATATGGGGGGTCGGAGGTGGCATCAG GCCGGTGAAGTCCCTCATCCGCCAGATCCAGTTGCTGCTGAAGGAGTACCTGACGTCGAGCGACCTCGCGGAGGCCATGCGCTGCGTGAGGGAACTCGAAGTACCTCACTTTCATCATGAACTAGTCTATGAG ACCGTCCTACTAGCGGTGGAGGCCATCAACTCCAGCGTGGAGGACCAGCTGTGTTCGTTCCTGGCGGAGCTGCACCGCTGTGTCATAGTCAGCCCCGACCAGATGGACAGG GGTTTCCTGCGCGTCCTGGAGGACATGTCGGACATCGTGCTGGATGTACCGCTGGCATACATCATGCTGGACCGGTTCATGGAGAAGTGCCAGCAGAAGTTCCGGCTCGGGGACGAGGTGCTCAAGCGGATGCCTACCAG
- the LOC118279018 gene encoding uncharacterized protein LOC118279018, with protein MKFRLCKFCNTIEYLFTMSRHKENIFLEKFSLLNSQERNDEVIKWSSSSSSDYEQSSYSEQQCNNNNSLKRPRKRKRKKKLTKNVSNLDVTIIDASKSNNCREKSPILMKQCIQCPLSPILTSSKFPPKKSTSPILGVKSVQPKSPILMQKNLSPRHPNKVRKKLAYSEDKIISMNIENQQDYLLKTSDRDGTGTFIQPTQSQSNDLSIDKTINEDSRSSLKSVILSNVKNYFNSHFSSDSASQHISDTQTPEDCSKSDSIEILSCKTQTLTNIPIIKQENSSNSDTSTYFEKNKKLKYKKGGLACRLNTLLKKQNAQISLWQHEKFLAGNCNFVIPKEEHKLFCVKSVEFKYGCYLINAVDVNNDYYVIFINNSYVTNNICTESVLKLYEPYRISSFRDRKIILNVIKFESFLLEN; from the coding sequence ATGAAGTTTCGTCTCTGTAAATTCTGTAATACTATTGAATACTTATTTACCATGTCGCgacacaaagaaaatatttttttagagaaATTTAGCCTTTTAAACTCACAAGAACGCAATGACGAAGTCATAAAGTGGTCGTCAAGTTCGTCGAGTGATTACGAACAAAGTTCATATAGTGAACAACAGTGCAATAACAACAACAGTTTAAAAAGACCGAGAAAACGAAAACGTAAgaaaaaactaactaaaaacgtGTCTAACTTAGACGTTACAATCATAGATGCATCTAAAAGTAACAACTGTAGAGAAAAATCaccaattttaatgaaacaatgtaTACAATGTCCTTTGTCGCCAATTCTAACCTCGTCAAAGTTCCCGCCAAAAAAATCAACATCACCTATACTAGGTGTAAAATCTGTACAGCCAAAGAGCCCTATATTAATGCAGAAGAACCTATCGCCTAGACATCCAAATAAAGTAAGGAAAAAGTTAGCATACAGCGaagataaaattatatctatgaATATTGAAAATCAACAGGATTATCTTCTGAAAACATCAGACAGAGATGGCACAGGAACTTTCATTCAGCCAACACAGTCACAATCAAATGATTTGAGTatagataaaacaataaatgaagATAGTAGATCTTCGCTGAAAAGTGTGATCCTAAGTAATGTCAAGAATTACTTTAATAGTCATTTTAGCTCAGATAGTGCTTCACAACATATAAGTGACACACAAACTCCTGAGGACTGTTCAAAGAGTGACTCAATAGAAATATTGAGCTGTAAAACACAAACCCTAACTAATATACCAATAATTAAACAAGAAAATTCAAGTAACTCGGACACATCAACttattttgagaaaaataaaaagctaaAATACAAGAAAGGAGGTCTTGCTTGTAGACTGAATAcgcttttaaaaaaacaaaatgcccAAATATCTCTATGGCAGCATGAAAAGTTTTTGGCGGGAAATTGTAACTTTGTAATACCAAAAGAAGaacataaattgttttgtgtaaaaagtGTAGAATTTAAATATGGATGCTATTTGATTAATGCTGTTGATGTTAAcaatgattattatgttatttttatcaataattcttatgtaactaataatatttgtacagaatcagttttaaaattatatgagCCATATAGAATAAGTTCATTTAGAGatagaaaaattatattaaatgttattaagtttGAATCTTTTCTTTTGGAAAACTGA